A part of Chanos chanos chromosome 9, fChaCha1.1, whole genome shotgun sequence genomic DNA contains:
- the LOC115821545 gene encoding adenosine receptor A1 yields the protein MLHMWLYSVCQCVLSLCVMGVSVRLCLGGSRAEGVRGASVTTCLSLCLGWVGAVGGAVGVPVAVLLNLRSPQCLYTCVILVCCPLLVRHFTVSLLVILTVNAHLQLKLDNRYSILVTRKRVLCLVLICWVGSVLSTFGQFFICDPLDTWTVTSDVSGPGLNEVQNINRTTGIPPQRTSDPRDHVVIRKYLPHGGFWSTISVVNLQNVTYTNIYSSHWEVCAPDIVFSLGSLVYVYFLTAFVIPMLILLGVYADLRCAPSNAVTWDLQKSHSRRSNFVGLSVTLLVFLNLPLYTIQALRLFAPSTYRPVWASTVASILFQIYGLVPPLLFDHTSSNRGIPLPGTSHLPKLAITGAQICNKTKISPRSPEARSI from the exons ATGCTGCACATGTGGCTATATtcagtatgtcagtgtgtgctcTCATTATGTGTGATGGGGGTCAGCGTGCGTCTCTGTTTAGGTGGAAGTCGGGCGGAGGGAGTCCGCGGTGCCAGCGTGACCACCTGCCTGAGCCTGTGTCTGGGCTGGGTGGGGGCCGTGGGCGGAGCAGTGGGGGTCCCTGTTGCTGTCCTGCTGAACTTGAGGAGTCCGCAGTGCCTGTACACCTGCGTCATTCTCGTGTGCTGCCCCTTGCTGGTTAGGCATTTTACCGTGTCCCTGCTTGTGATTCTTACAGTCAATGCACACCTACAACTCAAACTGGATAACAG ataCTCCATTCTTGTGACTCGAAAGCGAGTTCTGTGCCTGGTTCTGATCTGTTGGGTTGGTTCGGTTCTCTCCACCTTCGGACAGTTCTTCATCTGCGACCCTCTAGATACATGGACTGTGACGAGTGATGTGAGTGGACCGGGGTTGAACGAAGTCCAGAATATCAACCGGACCACAGGCATCCCACCTCAGAGAACCTCGGACCCTCGGGACCACGTGGTTATCAGGAAATACCTGCCCCACGGGGGGTTCTGGTCCACGATCTCAGTGGTGAACCTCCAGAACGTCACTTACACCAACATCTACAGCAGCCATTGGGAGGTCTGTGCCCCTGACATTGTCTTCAGCCTGGGCTCTCTGGTCTATGTCTACTTCCTCACAGCTTTTGTGATCCCCATGCTGATACTTTTGGGCGTGTATGCGGACCTGAGGTGTGCACCCTCCAATGCAGTCACTTGGGATCTTCAGAAGAGTCATTCCAGGCGGTCCAACTTCGTGGGGTTGTCAGTCACCCTCTTGGTTTTCCTAAATCTGCCACTTTACACCATCCAGGCTCTTCGTCTCTTCGCCCCCAGTACTTACAGACCAGTCTGGGCCTCCACCGTGGCCTCCATCCTCTTCCAAATTTATGGTCTGGTTCCCCCTTTGCTCTTTGACCACACTTCCTCAAATAGGGGCATCCCTTTGCCAGGGACCTCACACCTCCCGAAGCTGGCCATAACAGGTGCCCAGATTtgcaacaaaaccaaaataagtCCAAGAAGTCCTGAAGCCAGAAGTatataa